The DNA region CTGCACCACGGCCTCCTCCTGGATCTGCGGGCGGCCCATGACCCAGTCCACCAGCCGCGCGTACTTCGACAGGCCGATGACGTTGGTGTGCTCGTTGGGCATCACGCCGATCCAGATCTTGCCGATCACCGGGCACAGGTGGTGGCTGCAGGCGCTGCGCACCGTGATGGGGCCGACGATCATCAGCTCGTTCAGGTGCTCGGCGTTCGGGAACTCGGTGATCGCCGGCTGCGCCACGTAGCGGCCCTTGAACACTTCGTTCAGGTACATCTTGGCCACGCGCCGCGCGGTGTTCTGCGTGTTGTGGTCCGCCGCGGTGTCGATGACCATGCTGTCGAGCACGCCCTGCATCTTGGTCTCGA from Paracidovorax wautersii includes:
- the folE gene encoding GTP cyclohydrolase I, whose product is MFTSLAADQSAATPDEGTPVSVKIRERLTAARKRFNANDNIAEFIQPGELEQLLDEVETKMQGVLDSMVIDTAADHNTQNTARRVAKMYLNEVFKGRYVAQPAITEFPNAEHLNELMIVGPITVRSACSHHLCPVIGKIWIGVMPNEHTNVIGLSKYARLVDWVMGRPQIQEEAVVQLADLIMEKTQPDGLAIVMEASHFCMSWRGVREMDSKMLNSVMRGVFLKDAALRREFLSLIPGRN